Genomic window (Capsicum annuum cultivar UCD-10X-F1 chromosome 10, UCD10Xv1.1, whole genome shotgun sequence):
TTTACCAAACaccattcttttaaaaaaatattttttttggagaaaaaataattccaaaaaggTTAGTAGCTTTTCTCAAATACAAATTTTCAACCATTTGTTATTTGGTGTTTAGGGACtcgattaatttatatttatatcatttaggacgcattaaaaaaattaatggacGTCATTATTAAGGTGAATAATATTACTTTAATGTGACAAAATTTACTCTATTACTAAATtactattatttataaaatttagcAGCTATACATGAAATTAATCATaggcacaatacataaacatgccctttaacttgacATCAGATCATATCTATACCTTCAACTTTAGACGTGCACAAGTAGatatttaaacttgtataaaattaaacaaatagacacatatgtCCTATGTGCCCATTTTACGTGGTTAATTCAGGTCCTACATGGTGTCCTgcgtgtattatgccacataggacaTGTGTGTCTCTAATTGTTCAATTTTATACCAGTTTAAGTACCTACTTTTCCACACCCAAAGTTGAAGATCATAGATGAgatttgaggtcaagttaaaatacatttttatatattatgccttacaacaacaacaacaacaacaacaacaacaaacccactaaattcccacaaagtgaggtctggagagggtaagatgtacgcagttcataccgctacctccgaagaagtagagaggttgtttctgatagacccccggctcaagattatatatattatgccttaaTCATATTATATGGAAGTATCTGTCAAACTAATGGTAcaaaatagattttctttagAAGTTTCAGAttcatttcaaaaataaaatggtaatcatctataatctataatctatgatctataatatattaaaagtgtgaaaacccttagtaatttaaactttttgcccttcattaaaagtttgtactttagacaaaattatttttttactatttttcttcatttattatatcattatattataatatttagatTAAGAATTTCTGTAACATATGGTAAAACAAAAATATTCTTTCAACAACGTTCCTTCAAAAacacaaaaaccaaaaaataccCTAAAgttccagaaaaaaaaaaaagtagttttaatattttaaggaAACAATAATGTAAACACGTTATtaaatttttgaggaaaaaaatttaactttcctAAAGTTGTGTTGCAGTATTAATTtgataccataattaattttttaccttttcacaacataaaataaaaatcttccatatttaaataattattttttgcaaGAAAAGGTATTGGagaattcttttttttcattaatttaataccataattatttttttttccatttcacaatataaaaataaaaatctttcattttttaatttgatatcataattaatcttttccttttcaaaacataaaaataaaaatctttcataGTTAGATGATTCTTTTTTGTTGGAAAAGGTATTGGAGAATTCTTTTTttctacaataatataataatattcacaaTGTAAAATTTATTGGCGGACATattataataactatttttttatgagCTCTAAAAGTGTCATCTACAATCACAacaggttaggtttaattatattattctaatatttcgattatcgtattattttgttataatttctATTATGTTCAAGTCTATGTTGCAAATGAATGTTTGGTCGGACTTTAAAAATTTGTGTTGTAGTATTAATTtgataccataattaatttttttccttttcgtaACATAAAAATCTTCCATATTTAGAGAATTCTTTTTTGTAGGAAAAGTATTGGAGAATTCTTTTTTTCGTTAATTtgataccataattaattttttccatttcgcaacataaaataaaaatctttcatattttaatttgataccatataatttttttcttttcgtaacataaaaataaaaatatttcatatttaaataattcttttttgtaggaaaatacaaaaaatgtatTGGAGAATTCcttttttcaataataatatagtaaCATTCACAATGTAAAATTTGTTTGCGGAGATATtctaataactattttttttatgagCTCTAAAGGTATCATCTACAATCacaaaaggttaggtttaattgtattgttctaatatttcgattatcgtattattttgttgtagtttctgttATGTTCAAGTCTGTGCTGTAGATGAATATTtagttgaaatttaaaaatttagcattaaggttatgtttgatgatattgttgtaatATTCTCGAATACAGTAGTTTATATtctgttattatttgttgttttttcaagTGATAGATTAACGTGTGATCATGCTTTGAGGATTTTTCTTAAGGTTAGAATTTAATCGCACTGTTATGATATctcgattatcgtattattttattgagtttattgtggtagatgaatgtttggtcagactttgagaaatttttgtgtaaaagttaaatttaatcaatttattttgttgtagtttctaaTCTATTATTatctgttgtttttgttattatccgTGATGTGATAGTTCACATCATAGGAGACGATCAAAATATTAATACATCACATATGGTTTGACATGAAGCACACGTGCAAAGCATGTACATTTCACTAGTACTTATAAACTAAGTAAAGCCGTTGTCCTTTCACAATCTCCTTTTTAAGGGTATTCTGAAGATGTATGAGTTATTTTCATTTCACTATCCTAGCATTACGTAAACGTGTGTAACTATAACAATACATtcaatataatttcaaaaatagagtttaaaaaggtaaaatatacgTAAAtcttatctctatttttttaagataaagagattatttttgatagaacATTGACcgaaaagaaaaattgtttgaACCATAGTTACACGACCAATATGACAACCAAATATTAAGATAtaaagcaaatatatatatatatatatatgaacagaTAATATGGCAAATGCAGCAAgtagaaaatcaagcaaaaacaGAACTGAGAACTCAGATCAGTAGTTACGTTTTGCCTTCTAAGCTGAAATTCGATCTCTTTCTCAAATTTTAGAACTTTTGTATTCTAAATTTTAGTCATTTTAAATTACTAGCTAGGCTCCAAGTCTAAGGTaacaatttatacatatattcaattaatcaatttatacatatattcaattaatTTTCTTAAAGACAAATTATAGAATTTGGGATGGAGCTAAACTATAGCTCCGTCCCTATAGTCAAAATTAGAAAGATCTATAGTGTAAACAAGTTAACAATTGGTGCAGCCCTTTATGTACGGTGTTGGTGAGTATCGTTACAACTAGTCTCAAgctgaaaatagaaaaagagaaaacgAGTGACTTTTTGTGTTTTAGTaggaaggaaaacattttttggaaaatgtttttcaattttctcatatttggttggtttaaaggttttgaaaaatgtttttcaaatcaacttattttcctcaaatctaaggaaaatgacttttcttaaaaaaaaaaaaataagaaaaacatttttcaaaactctctttcaacctcactcttaagttgaaatattcacacaactctcaaaatcacccatcCCTACTCTATCCCTCAATCCCCCACCCCTACGCCCACCCCACCCCCTACCAcccctattaaaaaaatattttaaatttttttcttatcttacCTCCTACCCAAAACCCTACTCCCTTCccttttccaattttttttattttttttttaaattcaaacttttttcttacctccCCTACCCGACCATCCTAccaactcccccccccccccccccccccccccccccccccccccaaaaaaaataaatatttttaaaaaaaaaataatttttttccttaccccacccccccccccctcccccaccccccaACCCCATTCAAAAAattgtatttcaaatttttttctttacccCACTCTTACTCCCCTACCCCTCCCCCCATCCCGTACTAGCcccccaaccccccccccccagccagaaataaaaaattatttttaaaaaaatcaaaattattttcttaaccGCCCTTACAACCTATTTTGAAAACCCCACTCCCCACCTACCAAGCccctctccaaaaaaaaaaataatgttttaaatttttttttaaaataattcaaaacttttttttttagccCACCATTTTTCTTAGTTCTGAttgttttgttaaatatatacaaatacttttagaaaacatatactttAGCAATTTACATAACGAACAcatgaatataagtaagaaacaacttatttttctagaaaatatttttcctccttcatatcgaacacaccctaaaaaaatatttttttgagatcaaaaattattttttttaaaatatatttttacgctttaactaaatactaaaatgtattttttttaaaatattttttcattcaccaaccaaacactataaaatattttttgaaaaaaacttttcattcaccaatcaaacatagaaaaacaagtaagaaatcaacttgttttccaagaaaacattttctagtaAACTATTTTcgatggaaaacattttccttcataccaaacacacttcAAAAAGgagttcctttttttcttttaaagtaaGCAAACTGCAAATTATGTAGAAATCAAGTGACATAATGGTGGTGATCATGACAAGATGGACAGATAAGATTAAGCTTAAACGGGCAAACATTGGTCAAATtagtaaattataattttatccgttcaaaatttatttgactCAATTCATATTGAATCAAATAACGGGTCATAATTCAATACTACGGACATGATCTAAACTCTATTTCTTTGTTACTAGATAAGCATGCCCGTGCGTAAGATAAGCATGCCCGTGCGTATTTCAAAttctaatataatttaatttgtgTTTCATATTAGTTCCATCTATGATTTAAACACTAATTTGGCATATATActtcataaaattcataatttgtaaATGCAAAAGCAAAATTTCATCCTTTACAAAGTGGCAAGCATAGAAGACTATCTATaaatgaaattatatatattgtaCATGAGCATTCTAGTCATCCTTTATAAAGTGTCAAAGATAGAAGACTACCTATAGAACAAATATATACACTCAAAACATGCATACTTAGTAACGATAATGCTGAACCAACTAAGAAACACAAAGACCAATACAGGATCAAGACAAATGTCAATGCAGGCGTGGAAGAAGGTTAGAAGAAATTTATCATCCATCAATTTGAATCTGGgaactgaaataactaagaacACCATATGGGCAGATGTGATGTGAGGTTATCGGAACAAAAATTAAAAGCCATTCATTTAGAAAATTTAGATCTCTCGGTTTTCCATTCAAAATTCAATTCCATAACATGCTAATAGGTCCCATAATCTAAATGAAAACAGTAAACTGTCAAAACAACATGTAAAACACACCATACTATAAGATCAACCAAAACCTGAAGCCTAACAACTTAAGTGCGAGCTGCAGCAGGGGGTCCTCCAGCGGGGCGTGGAGCTTGTCCTGCCTTTGGGAGATCATTCTGGAATACCACATGAAAGACAAACTCCAAGTGAgccaaaaaaaatcatagaaTGGCAAAGTTCACGAAAAAGTCTCATCATTATCAAAACAAATACTTAGAAAATAGTACAGATGGGTGATATTTAAGTGAGTCTGGATAACTACAACTGTATTGATATCTATCTTGGTATTAATCGGCTACAACAGGTAAATATATTTCTTGCTATGGtacttggactcttcaaaaatgctACCATGTGCATGTTAAATCCTCCAAAATAGTGCATTTTAAGGATATGACAGAGAAGCAACAACAttttggagagtccaagcaacataaaTCTTCTATATATCGGTGGAATAACAAAATGAGATGAGAGATCAACAAAATGACAAAGCGGCTAACAGCAAGTATAACCAAGTTCCGTTTAACAAGCACAAAGTTCAATTCCCCACCAAAATGCACATCTCAAGGAAACTTTAGTCAAAGAGAAGAAGATAATATTGGGAGGATAGAACACCCCATGGTCGCCTGAAACACTGTGGAAGCTCACGAACTCTCCTATCAATACGAGAATGGACTCTAACCACCTTGGGAGCGAATTGCACAAGAAACGCAGTACTGCATCTTCAAGTAGAGCTTAGGAAGAGTGTACACTGCGTAGAGAACAAATCAGTGTTATTTCACGCTAGCAAACTATTGTGCAATAcatagatgacttataataattaaataaccaaacgatccctaaatcAAACAATGGATAACAAATAAATTTCAGAATAACTAATCTCAGCTTTACTAATACCCCAACCTTGTTCAACACTTTtcgtatacaacaacaacaacaacaacaacaaacccagtgtatttccacatagtggggtaggataagatgtacgcagtccataccactttAAGCTTTAACTACAGGTAGACCTGAAACAAAAAGGAAATCAGTAGACTTGAAATAAAAAGGAAATCAGTGTTAAAACCGTTATGAAGAAAAGAGTTGAATGAGAAGTAATGAATAGATGATTGAACATGCTTCTGGATTTTCTTGAGAtgatgaacaatttttttttacgcTTCTTTAACTGAATTCACCGTAGCTTCGAACAAATGAGGTGCTGGTAACATATTAACCTGAGCTTGACTGCTACAGCTAACTCTTCGTTTCGACTTACTTTTCTTCCCACTACTATTGCTGCTACTAACCAACGTTGCCAttttcaacttctctttcaaaTCATCAATCTCAATACAGCTAAAGAACCAAAGCATCACTACAGCTACAATCTCCAAATATAAACTTGTAAAGTATCCAGTCCAATAAGCATTAAACGGTCTGCATACATGATACAAAATATGTATCAAGCTCTAAATACTGAAATTAAAATGATGATAAAACGCTTGTATAAAAGGACACTCACAGGAAATAGTCATCCGTCTTGAGGGGAATCACAGCAATGACAGTGGAAACTCACTTGGTTTACGTAGTGAATGAGTTTGTCTATATTCCGAAACCATGTATGAGAATATTGGTACTTGAAGTCGGTTCCCATGGTCTACATTATATGATTTGTGCGAGTAATATTGGCCTGCCAAGGAAACAACAAAAAGTTAGTGCATGAAACTCCTTGGAGAGAGTCTAGAAACAAGATTAGCAGATTGGCAGTTTGGCATTGAGGAGTAATCTTGCAATCTCCTTAAATCTTTACTGCAAACTTTTTCATTGAACAAATCTTTATAGAGGCCTGCAGTCTGATACATAATTCCAATTACTGTTGAGATGGTTGATTTTTTTCAATGGAAATATAATAGACAGTGGAGTACCAGCCAAACAGCTGGGTGGCTTGTGTAAAATGAGTCTAAATGTGTTctataatagacccttgtggtccggtTTTTTCCCAAACCTTGTGTATAGTGGGACTTGGTGTATCATGCTGGCCTTTTCTGTATCTCTAATTTTTCCATCACATACTTTGTGCAGCTATCCATGCTAATGTAACAGAACTATCAAAAGCTTTATAACATGAGCAATCATAAGCATATGTCCAACTTAGAAGAACAGGAAGGAATGGTGTACTCATTGTCCTACAGAGTAAGCAACTTTTTGGACTCTGTATATTGGGGTTGGTATTACCTTAGCTTAAGAGCATATAAGAGCAACAAATAACATTTTTTCATTTGGAGCATTGAGAACAATACTTTgtaaataactatttaaaaaaGAGGAGTACTTTATAGAATTTCTTTCAGTGTTTGGTGGAATATGAACACTGCCAACAGTATGTATAAAATGGTACAACAAATCACCCCCATGTGTATAGCATGATTTTAAAGCCACCAACGGACGTAACATTATAGGCCTTAGGAGATTTTATTTGGGGTGAAGATTCATACTTCCacaaatatgaagaaaatttGCTTCTTATGATTTTTTCGAAGAGACTATAGAAACTgaatgaattttcatgaagatGATACTTTTTGTGATTGTTTAATTCAAGAGGTGAAACTGTTGAAGCATGGCCAAATGTAAATGTCCAATCAAATACATGTATTGATAGTATAGGTGCAAGTGGTCTTTACTTTTTTTAGCATTCTTTCTTGCCTATTGCTTTTATTATCAATCTGAATTGTAATAAGAATGGTgtatttcttggttcattttAGCTATGGGAGTAGCCATTTCTGAAAAATTTTATGAGTTCATGAAaatttaatttggtattttagAGGGAGTATTAAAAATTGTAATATTTGTAGCTACTATATGACCTCAAGATAAGTAACGAAATCAACAACACTTCGCACTAAAATATGAATGTCGTGAAAAAAGGTATTCAAAAATTTAGTTGAATAACGTTGGGTCGTACAGAGCACGGCTTAACTTATCTAGTAAATAAGGAAAAGCGGAATTTGAACGACAATTTATTTGGATGGTCGTTTGATTGGTTGGATGGGATATAATAATAATACGGATGCCTATTGCGAAACTATGTCTTAAAATTATTATCCCGATCCCACCAATCAAACATCCCAAAGGTTTTTATAAACTAAGAAACGCATCTATATCTTTTGCAAGCTCGGGAGATGACAGATATGAAAGCATTATTAATCCTGGAGGCAAAGTGAATGGGCtgattgttgaaaaaaaataatatgaattggcCGATGATTTGACAAACTTTAATACTggatatttttatacatatgcaaGGAAGAAAATCCATAATATTCAGTACGTTTGACCGTATCAGTAAGTGCAGCAGCCAAAGCCGAAACTTGTTCTAAATATGCCCCGTACATAGCATCCAGCTGCAATACGTTTAAGAAACACAATGCACTAGCTACTAATCTTGCATCGGAATACCTTCACGAGTAGATGTAACGACCAAAATTAAAACTTTGACAAAAGAGTGATCATATGAGTTAACGGCTCCTTCAGAGAAATAGCAAAAATAGATGTATGCCATTGACACATTTATGCAACAAAAAATGAAGCAATGACAGAAAAACAATACTCAGAAATAAGAACCATGGTATAGTTATTAGAATATAGACGATCAATTACACAAGTAATTGAGGTATAGAAAAGATTTAAATCAGATTGTTGGGTAAATACCTGTCACTTGTCCTAAATATTGCTCCAGCATTCTCCAACAATATCTTGAGCAGCTCCAACGCCACAATCTTTCCCTTCATTAACAGTGGATCTGTTGCTGCCTTCTTGGGTGGGGTCTTCAATGAGAACTTACATAAAGCTCTGAACACCAAGAACGCATCTCTTCTCAACTTATTCCGAATCATCATCCCTTTCTCCCTCCCCGTCCACCAGCTCTCCTTTTTTTGCCTTTCCAACGCCGTCTTATACATGTTAATCTCACAATAATTCACATCCAACATATCTTTATCCGTGGAATCCAAGAAATCAGCAGGTCGACTCCACGGTTGATGTAGTTGTCTCAAATGCCTCATCATGAGCACCAGTAGGTGTAGCACCAACCCTGAGAGTCCGTGCATTGAAAACTCCATCAATGTCTTGCAACACTTTAGTTATAAACCCCTGAACAAACAATGTCATCAATCCATCAGTATCATCTTTTTCAGCTGGTTCCATTAACTCCGCGATAACAGTAGGCTGCCATGGCACCGTAAATGAATCCGCCTCCATTCTCCGGAAAACAATCACCAACATATGTACCAATGAAGCCTTAGCCATCGTCTGATTCACCACATTCTTACTCTCTAAATAAATATCATAGCACATCCTAACAACCTGCAACAAAGAATACCCATGTATTCGAATCAAAACCGACGTCACAGCAGATAAAATAGACTTAGTTACAAGCAATTCCACCGCATCATCGCCCAAATCATGACATTTACAAACAAACCCAATCAATTTCGATAGAAGCTTTGTATTTGGACCCCGAGTGGGGTCCACTTCACCCCTAAGATAACCATAAGCAATGAGCTGCTGCACAACATCAAGGGCAGCTTCAACAATCTTCAGATGACCCGAACCCGCAACGTTAATCAAAGGGTTAAGAATAAGCTCTGAATCATTGAACGAAAGATCTAGAAGAACTCCAGGATGCGTTGTCGAATGAGTTGCCTGGTACTTCTGTTGATTGGAGGTAGCAGGTAGcagaattagtcgaggtgcgcacaAGCTGGCCTGGACATCACATtttgttttaggaaaaaaaagaTACTCTATAAGCTGAAGCTTAGATATAAAAGTAATTTTATATGTCATTTTCGATAGTCCTACATACAACtgcaaaatcaaaattcaaacctACTGTATTGTGCCTTCCACAAACTTGTATACAAATTAGAATAATTTGAAGATATCAATGGTATCTCACTGTCATAGACCACAAACAGGCAACGTCTATGAAGAAAAAAACCATGAGATATCCAAAATCCAAACCTCAATCACTCAAGACAAAAATGACATCCCAAATACATTTTACTAACCAAATTATTAGTTTCATCACATTTTCCATAGAACTTACAGTTCCGGTTGATGTCTTACCATGAAAACGATAGCGTCAGTGCATCCTAACTTGCATTTTACACCAACCATTGCAACTTTATAAGGCTGACTCGTAATATCAAGAAGACATCGAATGCCAATGAAGTAAAATGTTATCTTTGCAGCAGCAGATTCTTGACagcactttcttatcacacaagataCCAGATGCGAGCTTTCATTTCATCCATCTCGCTCCAATACGATGTGtaacatcatcatcaatcttcCTATTTCCCTGGATTATTAATCAAATATACTTGAAACAAAAGACATAATAgtctataatatttttataaggGTAGTTTCCATCTATTTTGTGCGCACCTCGACTATTCCACCAAGTACTTGTTATCTCCCCCGCACAAATTCCGGTAACCCTCCACAAGACTTGGGCAGATAGCAAGAAAACACCCATCATCTTGTCACTTCTACAATTTGAACTCTCGTCTCCCATGCTTTTACCCACTTTGTTGACAGCTAAGCTACACTGCGGGGACCAAAGAGGTTCTCTATCTCATTGGAAAGGTAAAATAGGTACAATTTAATGGATTATGTGTAATTCACTCTATGCTTAACtaactaatactttttctatttatcAAATTAGTTTCAGAAAGTGCATCACATATTCTACAGAATGAAAAGAACTACATAGACACAAAAATGAACAAAGGTAATTTGTAAGGACTCAAACTTTGGCGAAAATCATCAAGTAAAATTCCAACTTTCATACAACAATATTGAATCAAGCCACTACTCTATACATGAACCTAGCTCAACCCAGATGAAGAAGACAAACCAATTCCATCAACCAATATGCGgtatgaaatttgaaaataaagggATATTTTAAGTGTGCTTTGACCCTCACTCAATCACAATAATTACAACAATATCAAAGATAATTCGCTCTTTACTTTTTCGCAAAGTATAAAAAATGGCCATTCAAAGGGAAAAGAGATGAGAGAGTTAATGTCTCTAGACCTAGATTTAGTGTGTTAGTAATAACAACTATCAGACCATAACCAACGGATTAGAATACTTCATGCAATTAACCAATAATAGAAGAGCTGCAACATTGAATCGTCCAAATGGCGGAGACACCGACGCAAGACAACCTTCCGTAACTTTGTCAAAATGGGTCTCTTCACTGGTGCTATTATTTTCGAGTGTTATTGTGTTGCCGCCGATGACGATGAAAGCAGTGTTGCTAAGTATTCTTGAGAGATGGAGGACAATTGAAGACTGTTCTTATTAGAAATATGTAGTTGTTCCTAGAATATTTTGATGAAAGGATAACTAAATATCTACCAGACATAACTAACTTTGCCCTCAATAATGGGCATATTTACAGCTTCTGCCCTTGATCGTCCATGCTTTGGCTCTtctatatagtaaaaaaaaaaatttaaacataatttcAATTGCTCAGCTGCCGTAAGATCGTAAATTCTtccaaattgaaatatttttcggTCTCAACAATATGATTAAGATTTTGAATGTAGCATTATTGTTTTGATCCATATGGACGAGCCATTGTGGATACAAATATATCATTTGATTAAGTTAGTAATAAATGAATCATAGTTTAACCCATTTAAAATCCGATGGACTATAAATTAATGGCTTGATTTTGTTGCCTAACCTATAAAAAGTCCTCCAGAAACTTCTCTATCGTATCCTAATTAATCAGTCTCTTGCACTTACGTTGAGCCTTAATTAGCCCTCCAAATACTGTGCCTTTATATTTCACAACTTAATTTCTCTACTGCGAACAATTAGGGAGATTAACTAATATACACTGTTAGTGGAATGAATATTTTACACTGTCAACATTTTTAAGATTTATAATAGATAAGATtttcaattatttcatttttaaatatttaaaaataaatgaaaaaatagtaGTATAAGCCAATTTGCACTTCTATTATTTTCTACCAAAAATAGGAAGAATTCACTACTTTACATATCATTGTTTTCatggttatttattttacaaCATTATTGTTTATTGAGAAAATACATCGAATCACCCCTAAATTTGTGGCGAAaatttactttagaccctaaacttgtatgataattatttaccccccttaacaacttttaaCTGAATTTATATCACCCCTCTAAATCCTTTCCTAATTCAAGACTTGATAGTGTTGGACACACATTTTTTATTCATCCACGTCATTTAATGAATTCATTTACTAAAACCCGACCCAACCTTAATAAACCCAACTCGTTCATTAAAACCCGACCCAACCCTAACAAATACCCCTAATACCCTAACAAATACCCCTAATTCCCTCACTCAACGACATTTCTCTCACTTTAGCAGCTAAAAATCGCGTATTTAGGTTAATTTTCAACTCTATTTCACCCAAAATCAGAAGATCTACAACTTTATTAGGGTTCAAACAGGTTAGTTTTAGGGCTTTTcgtaaattttttaagttgtttaaGTTGTTGTATTTGGATTTAGGGGTTTTCTATCCCgtaaaaattgattttattgtAAAGATcgtgttttttaaaattttttccagATTAACTATGGATTTTGCATATATTATACTGAGGTTTCATCATGGAGGAAAGTTACAACAAAAGCCTCGTATGAAGTACCATGGAGATATTGTTACATATTGTTTTGGTGTCGATATTGACAGATTTTCATACTATGAGTTTGTTGGATATGTTAAAGAAATTGGTTATAATGTTTCCTCGTGAATTGTCTATATGAGACCTCCTAAATGTAATTACCTAGTAAAAGTGACTtgtgatagggatattttgggtattttacctCAACTTAAAAATAGAGATATTGTTCTGCTATATGTGTCATATTTAGTAGATGAACCCCATGTGGTCCCTAAAGCCCCTGTCATTGAATATACCCATGTGGGTGGGGAATCTTCTACTTCTTTTGACAAAGAGTCCAGTCAAGACTGTGGGATTAGtgaaaaattagggtttgaaGATGGCTTTGTAGAGGCTGCAACACCTCAAGAGCCTTTTGGTGGTTCTGCTGCTACTAGTGTTGGGGAGTGTAATGTATTTGGTGTTATTGGTTCTAATGGTAAGGAGTTAGGTATTGTAGAGAAAAATTTGGGTAGTGGTGTTGCTGCAACTGTTGTGCAAAACTTGAGTAGTGCACCCTCTGCTAATATTGTTGAAAATAGTGGTTGTAGTGGTGTTGCTTCTACTGTTGGGAAGAACTTGAATAGTGATGGTAGTGGGGTTGCTGCTACTGGTGAGCATATCTTGGGTAGTGATTGT
Coding sequences:
- the LOC107843436 gene encoding brefeldin A-inhibited guanine nucleotide-exchange protein 2 isoform X2, with product MVGVKCKLGCTDAIVFMKYQATHSTTHPGVLLDLSFNDSELILNPLINVAGSGHLKIVEAALDVVQQLIAYGYLRGEVDPTRGPNTKLLSKLIGFVCKCHDLGDDAVELLVTKSILSAVTSVLIRIHGYSLLQVVRMCYDIYLESKNVVNQTMAKASLVHMLVIVFRRMEADSFTVPWQPTVIAELMEPAEKDDTDGLMTLFVQGFITKVLQDIDGVFNARTLRVGATPTGAHDEAFETTTSTVESTC
- the LOC107843436 gene encoding brefeldin A-inhibited guanine nucleotide-exchange protein 2 isoform X1, with amino-acid sequence MVGVKCKLGCTDAIVFMASLCAPRLILLPATSNQQKYQATHSTTHPGVLLDLSFNDSELILNPLINVAGSGHLKIVEAALDVVQQLIAYGYLRGEVDPTRGPNTKLLSKLIGFVCKCHDLGDDAVELLVTKSILSAVTSVLIRIHGYSLLQVVRMCYDIYLESKNVVNQTMAKASLVHMLVIVFRRMEADSFTVPWQPTVIAELMEPAEKDDTDGLMTLFVQGFITKVLQDIDGVFNARTLRVGATPTGAHDEAFETTTSTVESTC